A DNA window from Tachysurus fulvidraco isolate hzauxx_2018 chromosome 4, HZAU_PFXX_2.0, whole genome shotgun sequence contains the following coding sequences:
- the scpp1 gene encoding secretory calcium-binding phosphoprotein 1: protein MKLTLVILCLLGAASANPILHSVAMETTDAASNSTSSMSESTEEINAVDQDSSQENTSEDTTSESTESSSSEQTSEKSQSHSLEERFATGETGTTVDDSQGSNENLRKNWIRVFSPQEISSEDNSTSVSMALVSSENSKSAEIQENSSKSSSSSSESSESTESSESSESSNLEKNSNSSSESSESIESQENNSNSSSSSSSSSSSESNSAESNENQPKASDSSSESNSVENSAMKSSNSSSSESHESTESAESTNSKQSNSNECQPGAACDSASDSTSDEYDLQSVGDDGASDPFNSFHVPDSTEHEVAFRR, encoded by the exons ATGAAGCTGACTTTGGTGATTCTCTGCCTCCTCGGAGCTGCCAGTGCAAATCCA ATTTTGCACagcgttgccatggagacaacAGATGCTGCGTCAAACTCT ACCTCCTCAATGTCGGAATCTACTGAAGAAATCAATGCTGTAGACCAAGAT AGCTCACAGGAAAATACTTCTGAGGACACG ACCTCAGAATCTACAGAGTCCAGCTCTTCTGAGCAG ACTTCGGAAAAAAGCCAAAGCCACTCTCTGGAAGAACGG TTTGCCACTGGAGAGACTGGAACGACGGTCGATGACAGCCAAGGAAGCAACGAGAACTTGCGCAAG AATTGGATCCGTGTCTTTAGCCCCCAGGAGATCAGTTCTGAAGACAACAGCACATCAGTCAGCATGGCGTTAGTTAGCAGCGAGAACAGCAAATCTGCAGAAATCCAGGAGAACAGTTCcaagagcagcagcagcagtagcgAGAGCAGCGAGTCTACAGAGAGCAGTGAAAGCAGTGAGAGCAGCAACCTAGAGAAGAACTCCAACAGCAGCAGCGAAAGCAGCGAGTCGATCGAGAGCCAAGAGAACAActccaacagcagcagcagcagcagcagtagcagcagcagcgagAGCAACAGTGCCGAGTCGAATGAAAATCAGCCGAAAGCTTCTGACAGCAGCAGCGAGAGCAACAGTGTCGAGAACAGCGCCATGAAAAGCAGCAACAGCTCCAGCAGCGAGAGTCATGAGTCTACCGAGTCTGCCGAGTCGACCAATAGCAAGCAGAGCAACTCAAATGAGTGTCAGCCAGGAGCCGCCTGTGACAGTGCCAGCGACAGCACCAGCGACGAATACGACCTTCAGAGCGTCGGAGACGACGGTGCCAGCGACCCATTTAACAGCTTCCACGTGCCTGACAGCACCGAGCACGAGGTCGCGTTTAGGAGATGA
- the sparcl1 gene encoding SPARC-like protein 1: MSTNDSVQKGRVHSNTVEVQSAPHEKQKSLNRWTQNSEEKDDEFPNIKDSILPTFFPFEASSSEPANEDVRKEMSNGGDKTSEVYSLNLEVSDGTGIPVLLSEEMLAQLIKASEEEHQDVENDEEDSDEDDIEKVADTNVRNVEISSKPINDGEEQQWQQKEKDFVEGEVGSSPDSEIPVDLDYADDSISTQAQNSKMFGEEENVDNELPTAMEDYDTQPNQDYENSKDGQEEKLDQAMLSENLQDKQILPNPETETSSTDEVKESRDLEEKTPKVQMESKSLEKGQIDQALSAEVTSEHSPDQEAKKETQISLNTASFLGMNPVQIRAAMDLFPRDRPTAQPKSRTGADPGQEASVDSCENFHCKRGKTCKLNNMKKPGCVCQEPADCPPSLSEFDHVCGTDNQTYESSCQLFAIKCSLEGSKKGHRLHLDYTGSCKFIPPCLKTELIYFPLRMRDWMKNVLLQLYKQDFLTAKQRSIVQKMYEDERRLHEGDHPAALLTRDFEKNYSMYIYPVHWQFAQLDQHPSDQFLSHSELAPLRAPLVPMEHCTSVFFHECDADKDKQISFREWCQCFAIKDEDMDSKLLF; the protein is encoded by the exons ATGAGTACGAATGACTCAGTGCAGAAAGGGCGTGTACACAGCAACACGGTGGAG GTGCAAAGTGCTCCTCATGAGAAGCAGAAGTCTCTCAATAGATGGACCCAAAATTCAGAGGAGAAG GATGATGAGTTCCCAAATATTAAAGATTCAATTTTGCCAACATTCTTCCCTTTCGAGGCCAGTAGTTCAGAACCGGCAAATGAGGATGTGCGAAAGGAGATGTCAAATGGTGGTGATAAAACATCTGAAGTATATTCACTAAACTTGGAGGTATCTGATGGGACAGGCATTCCAGTGCTGCTGAGTGAAGAGATGCTCGCTCAACTTATAAAGGCTTCTGAGGAAGAACATCAAGATGTGGAGAACGATGAGGAAGATAGTGATGAAGATGACATCGAAAAAGTAGCAGATACAAATGTTAGGAATGTGGAAATATCATCAAAGCCTATAAACGATGGAGAGGAACAGCAATGGcagcaaaaagagaaagattttGTAGAGGGGGAGGTGGGGAGTAGCCCAGACTCAGAGATACCAGTAGATTTAGACTATGCTGATGACAGCATATCTACACAAGCTCAAAATTCCAAGATGTTTGGAGAGGAAGAGAACGTGGACAATGAGCTTCCCACAGCCATGGAAGACTATGATACACAGCCTAATCAAGATTATGAAAATTCCAAAGATGGACAGGAAGAAAAACTTGACCAAGCTATGCTTTCTGAAAATCTCCAAGATAAGCAGATCCTACCAAATCCTGAGACTGAAACAAGCAGTACAGATGAAGTCAAGGAGAGTAGAGACCTTGAAGAAAAGACACCCAAAGTACAGATGGAAAGCAAGAGTCTGGAAAAAGGGCAGATCGACCAGGCTTTGAGTGCTGAGGTGACCTCAGAGCATTCACCAGACCAAGAGGctaagaaagagacacagatcTCACTCAACACG GCCTCCTTTTTGGGAATGAACCCAGTGCAGATCAGGGCTGCAATGGATCTTTTCCCCAGAGACAGACCGACAGCTCAACCCAAATCCAGAACTGGAGCTGATCCAGGACAGGAAGCTTCAGTTG ACTCGTGTGAGAACTTCCACTGTAAGCGAGGAAAGACATGCAAGCTGAACAATATGAAGAAGCCCGGCTGTGTGTGTCAAGAACCTGCAGACTGTCCACCAAGTCTTAGTGAGTTTGACCAT GTGTGTGGAACAGATAACCAGACCTATGAATCATCCTGCCAGTTATTTGCCATCAAGTGCAGCCTTGAGGGCAGCAAGAAAGGTCACAGACTACATCTGGACTACACCGGCTCCTGCAAAT ttaTTCCACCATGTCTGAAGACAGAACTGATATATTTTCCACTACGCATGAGAGACTGGATGAAAAATGTGCTGCTGCAGCTCTACAAACAAGACTTCCTTACAGCCAAGCAGAGATCCATT GTTCAGAAGATGTACGAGGATGAGAGGCGTCTCCATGAAGGCGATCACCCTGCTGCACTCCTGACTCGGGACTTTGAGAAGAATTACAGCATGTACATATATCCAGTGCATTGGCAGTTTGCACAATTGGACCAACATCCATCAGACCa GTTCCTGTCTCACTCAGAGCTTGCTCCTCTGCGTGCTCCTCTGGTTCCTATGGAGCACTGcacttcagtgtttttccatgAGTGTGATGCAGACAAGGACAAGCAGATCTCTTTCAGAGAGTGGTGCCAGTGTTTTGCGATTAAGGATG AGGACATGGACTCCAAGCTGCTGTTCTGA